The Halomonas elongata DSM 2581 DNA segment GGCTCGACACGGATGGCCAGCTCGCGGATCAAGCGTCCATTGAGGAACACATACAGGAAGCCACCGCGGCAGGGACCGGCGGCGATCTCTTCGTGATCCAGATACTGCATCGGCACGCAGGACACCATCAGGTGATGCTGGAAGTCCCGTTGCTTGGGGACGAGTCCGGTCTCGGTGACTCCCCCCTCGGGCAACAGTTCGACCTCGATGTCACCGACGCATTGCACCAGGCGGACATCGGACAGTTCATCTTCCTGATACTCGGCGGCAGTCTCGACGATGGGCCCGTAGCGCCCCTCGGAGGCCTCCCCTTCACTCAGTGACTCGACCTGTTGATCCTGCCGATAGAGGGCATAGGTATTCTGGCCGTTATCGGTATGGCGGCCGGTAATCTCGAGATAAAGCTTTCGGGGCCGGCAGGCGTGATTCGGTGGCATTCCCTGTTTCCTCATTCCCTGATGACCTGGCTAGGCACTCGATGCCAGCCGGTACATGCGATCGCGAAATTCGCTGAGTGACGAAGCCTCACGCTGGGCATTCACCAATGCTGCAACTCCTGCTCGTGCTGACTGCCGACGCTCGGCCACGCCATGCCAGTACTTTTCCATGTCACGCCACAAAGCGGAGATACCGTCATCATCCTCATGCAACCCATGACGATCCAAGGCATCGGCCAGCACCGGCATGAGGCGTGTCAGTCGTTGAATGCCGGACAACCGCTCCACCATTTCCGCCTCAACCTGAAGCGGCAAGCGGATATTGCCCACCTCGGTCTGGTTCATCGCCACGGACTCGAACAACCACCCGCTCCGGCAACGACAGACAGGCCAATGCCAGCGTGCCTCGCCACCCAGCATGGCGGCCCGGCTGGCTTGACCAAGCCCGCCCTCTCCCAGCAGCAGGTGCAACGCCATCGGCTCATGAAAGCGCAATAGCCCCTGTCCCTCCGGCTCCAGTCGTGCCGTGACGAAACCGGCCAGGTGAGCCCGAAGCTCATCGATCGGCAAGGGCGTATCGATGATCACCGCGGCCAGCTCACGCCAGGCGTCCAGCCGCTCGGCCAGGAAGTCCGGCACCTCTGTCACGTCCAACAGGACCGGGCCGGCATTCTTCAAGGCATCGTACGTCGTTCCCTCGTAGAGCCAGCGAAACTCGGGAGACTCTACTGCCTCATAAAAACGACGCAACACCTCGTACTCTGGCAGGCTGGCGGTTTCCACCAGCCAATAACGCCGGCCGGCCGACTCAGGAATCCCCAACGAATAGCGCATCGGCTCGCCTAGCTACGGCACGGGCAGTCAGCCAGCGGGCAACTGCCATCGGTCTGTTTCTGGCAGAGCTGCACGACACTAGCCTCCTCAGCCGATGCCGACAGCAAGGCCTCGTGAGTGATGGGCTGGATCGCCTCATGCGTTTCCTCACCCGCTTCCCCCGGCAATATCGGCGCCTGGGCACTCTGCCCGGTGCCCGAGCCGGGGCTGCCGCCGGAGTTGATCTTCACGCTCGGCCCGTTGATGGTCACGCCGCTGGGGTCGAGCTTCAGGAAGCTGCCACCGGCCTTGAGGGTGATCTCGGCGCCGGCTTCGACCACCACCTTCATGCCGGCCTTGTGGTGCACTTCGCTGCCGGCCTCGACGAGTTGGGCGCGACCGATCTTCTCGTGACGGGTCTGGCCCACGTTGAGGTGGTCGTCGCCATCAATCTGGGTACGCCGCTCGCCATGCACGGTGAGGTGGTCGTCACGGTCGAGTTCGCTCACCCGGTCGCGCTTGACGGCCAGATGGCTGTCGCGGCGGATTTCCTCGGTGCGGTCGTTCTCGGTGAGCAGCTCCAGGTCCTTCTGCGCGTGCACCCAGATCTGTTCCTGGTCGTGCTGGTCCTCGAAGCGCAGTTCGTTGAAGCCCTCGCCCTGGTGGGTCTGGGTACGCAGCACGGTGCGCGTCTTGTGCGCCGGCAGCTCGTAGGGCGGCGTATTCACCGCGTGGTAGGTGCGTCCGGTAATGATCGGCTGGTCGGGGTCGCCTTCCAGGAAGGAGACGATCACCTCGTGGCCGATGCGCGGAATCGCCATCATGCCGTAGCCGCCGCCGGCCCAGCCCTGGCTGACGCGCAGCCAGGCACTGGCGGTTTCATTGGGCTCGGCATAGCGGTCCCAGGGGAACTGGCAGCGCACCCGGCCGTGAGCGTCGCAGTGAATCTCCTCGCCCTCGGGGCCCACCACGAAGGCCACCTGAGGGCCGTCGACCCGCGGCTTGGGCTCGGGCGCGGGCCGCCAGGCGGTGTCGTCCGGGGTCAGCGTCAGGGTGTTGTGGTAACGGGTCATGCCGTCGGCCTGGGCGGCGTCCTCGCCCAGTGCCTGGGGCTGTTCGCCCGCGTGGACCACCTTGACGACCTGCCAGCCGCGGTTGAGCTCGCTGACGTCGTGGTCGGCCAGGGTGAAGCGCGTGCCCGGGGCCAGCTCGGGCAGGTCGCTCTCGCCGGCCAGGGTCAGGGCGTCGTGGCGCAGGTGCTCCAGCCGGTGGCGGGTGAAGGCCTGGCCCGAGGCGTCGGCCTTGTAGCGGCCCGGGTAGTCGTAGTGTTCGTAGTCGCCCCGCTGGCTGTGCTGCTCCAGCCCGTCGCCCTGGCGCTCGTGCAGTTGCGCGTAGGCCGGGCGCTTGAAGCTGTAGTCCTTGAGCTGGGCCCGGGCCGGGCGCACCCGGGCAGTCTGGGTCAGCCGGCGCAGGTGACGCTGCGGCGCGGTGCCGCCGGCGCGATGGTGGTAGGGGCGCTCGCCGAGCCCGGTGAGCACCTGGGGATCGTCGGCGAACACCAGCCGATGGGCGCCGAGGTCGCCATCCTCGAACTCATGGAAGTAGAACAACCCTTCCTCGGCGGCCAGGCGCTCGACGAAGGCCAGGTCGGTCTCGCGGTACTGCACGCAGTACTCGCGCTCGGCGGGCTCGCGGGTCACCGCGAAGGCCACGTCGGTCAGGCCGCGTTCCTCGCACAGGGTGTTGAGGATGGTCAGCGGCGAGACGCGCTGGAAGATCCGCGAGTTCTGGCGCAACGAGAGCCGCCACAGCGAGGGGCGGATCACGACCTCGTAGTGGCTGCGCCGATGGCCGCGGTCGCCGCGACCGAATTCGGCGACGATGCCGTGAACCCGTCGCTGGGCCACGCCGTCCTGCCACACGGTGAGGCTCGCCGGGCGGTCGAGCAGCGCTTCCGGCGAGAGGTCGACGGCGCGGCTGGCAAAGCGCACGTGAAGATGAAACGGCGACGACAGCGCCTCTTCATGGGTGAAGTCGACCACCGCCAGGTCGGCCTCACCGGCGCCGGTCAGGCTCAGGGTGAACTGCAGTCCGCTGCGATCGGCCATCTCAGCTACCCTCCCCGCTGGAGGAGCCGATCACCACGCCGCCGCAGTCCACGGCATCGCCGGTGAGCGCCACCGGCTTGCCATCGACCAGGATGCTGCCCGAGCCGCCGGCAATGGCGCGCGGGTGGGGGCCATGATCCGGCTTGTCGTGAGGCGCCAGAGGGTCACCCTGACGAGCCACCGGCTTGCCGTCGATCATCACCGTGGGGCTGCCGGCGGTCACCGGCGTGGGGGGGAAACCCTCGTGGTCGGTGCCGAGATCCCCCAGCAATACGAACTTGCGTCCCATGCGTCGTCCTCCTGCCGCTGCGCGTCGCCGTTCAGGCGCCGCTTGTGCGTTCGCGTTGGTCGTTCCACTGCGCCGGGGCCTCGAAGCTGGCCACACCACCGGCGTCCACGTGCATGCGCTTGAAACCCGCCGCCTCGAGACTCGCCGGAGCGGCGCCCTTGAGTGGCAGCCGGGTCTGCAGCGGCGTGCCACGGAATTCGCGCCGGGCGGCCATCAGCAGCCGGGCGCCGTGACCGCGACCCTGCCACTCCGGGGCGATGAAGAAGAAGCGCAGTTGCCAGGCGGCCTCGTCGTCCCGCCGGCATACCAGCAGCATGCCGAGCACCGGCCCGTCGCCGTGGCGCAGGGCCAGCAGCCGGCCCTGCCAGTGGGCTACCCGGTCCGCCTCGCGCTGCAGCCAGAGACCACGATGGACCACGAACTCGAGCGAGCGGCGCAGGGTCTCGAGACGGGTCTCGTCGCGCAGCACCCAGGGGGAGAGTCCCTCCCCCTCGGCGCGTCGGGCAGCCCCGAGAAGCAGCCCGATGTCATCCGTGCAGGCCTCGACCAGCTCCGGTGCCGGATCTCGCTTCACGGGCTCGACGGCGGGCGCTTCGGCTGGCTCGGTCGAACTCGCGCCCAGCCAGCGTTTAAGCGTCGTCAGCATCGTCCGGCCCTCCTGCTGCGTAGAGGGTCGTGGGCAGGTTGAAGCCCGCCACCAGCGACCGGGTGAAGGGATTGCGGGATCCATCGGCGGTCAGCCGGTAACGCATGCTGCCACCATCGACCTCGAAGCTGAGCTCCAGCTCGCGCTCGCCGGTGCCGGTCAACTGGGCCTCGTCGAGCAGCCGGAACCAGGCCCAGGGACCGTCGCGACGCAGGGTGCGCGGCGAATGGTTGACCTCGCTCGGCACCAGGGTGACCCGGCTTTCGTTGCTCTCACGCAGGCCGTTGGGCCAGATCATCGGCACCCGCCGGCTGGGGCCGTGGGCATAGTCGATCAACTGGCCGTCGACGCTGATCACCCCGCGACGCTTGTCGGCACTGAGGCTCAGCGGCTCGAGGCTGAAGGCCACGTCGAGCACACCGTCGCGGTTGAGATAGGCCTCGCGGATACGCTCGGCGCGCTGCACGGCATCGAGCACTCCCTGGCGCAACAGCGAGTCGCCCCCGTCGGTGCGCAGGGCCTCCGGCGCGCCCTCGATGAAAGGCTTGAGGTTGCGCTGATAGAAGGCATCGAGAATGCCGTCCGGGGCAAAGAAGTCCTCGAAGTCGGCCAGCGCCACCTCGCGGGAGGCCTGGGGCGCCAGCGGATAGCGGCCGGCAAGGTCCTGCTGGAAGGGTCTCACGACCTCATCCACCCACTGGTGCTCCAGGTGTCGAACCGCGCTGGCCATCAGCAATTGCCAACTCTGGTCGGCCAGGCTCTCGAGCATGCCACTCACCGGCGCCGGGACGTCCTCGGCAATGCGCTTGAGGCGGGCGATGGGATCCTCGCCCTTCAGGGAAATGCGGTCGCGGGCCAGTAGGAAGGCGCGCTGACCACGCTCGTCGGCTTCATCGACCTGGCGCAGGTAGTCGCGCAGGTCACCGATGGCAGACTTGATCTCGTCGAGCTTGGAGGGATTGTCGCCCCGCTCTTCGCTGAGCTCGTTGAGCGCGGCGAAGTGACGCTCGATCTCGCTGGCCAGCTGGTAGCGCGGCGATTTCTTCAGGGCCGCTCGGGCGGCCTCGTCGTCCGCCGGCAGTTCCGGATAGAGCCGGGTCTGGTCGGCGACCTCGCCAAGCAGGCGATCCAGCGGGCGACTGGCGCTGAGCAGGCCGTCGGCGACCACCACCGCCTGATGGATATCGGGCAGCGGCACCATGCGGATGTCGGCCAGCGCCTCGCGCCAGGTGACGTGATAGTCGCTGATATAGCGCTCGCGCAGGGCTTCCTGAAGCTGACGGTGGTCGGCTTCGCTGAAGTCGATGTCGTCCCGCTGGCCGAGCACCCAGGTATCGACCAGCGCCAGCTCGGTGGCCTGGTCGAGCTGGTCGAGGAAGTAATCCTCGAAGCCATTGCGCGTCAGCAGGCCGGGAATGCGCACCAGCTCAGGATTGTCATCGCGGGCCATGAACACCAGGCTGAAGCTCGAACCGACGCTCGAGCGCAGATCCAGCGGTGCGGCGCGATGTTCATCGATACCGGACTTGAGCGAGGCATATACTCGCTCGGCCATCGGCTGGCGGGCGAGTTCCTGCTGGGCGGCCTCGATGCTGCCATCGAGCGGCGCCATGGCCTGACGAGCGCCGGACTGGCCGGCCTCGGCGTGGCCTGCCAGGTCGGTGTAAGCCAGGGCGTAATCGAGATGCGCCAGCAGGCGACGCTGGACTTCGCCGCGACCGGGGAAGGCCTCCTGCCAGCGATCCTCCATGAAGTCATGGACGCGCTGAGGCTGACGACCGCTGGCGTCGGACATCATGCGCAGGATACGCAGCAGCGCCAGCTTCTCGTTGCTGCCCTCCGGTGCCCGGTTCATGTCGTCCATGATGCCGATCATCAGCGCCGGCAGGAATTGCTCCTCGAGCAACCTCAGGTAACCATTGTCGATCTCGACGCCCAGCTCGTGTCCCTGATAGAGGCCCATATCAGCCAGCAGCCAGGGCCGCGAGCGGTAATCGCCGAATTCCTGCGTGGCGCTGAGCAGGCGGTCCAGCGGCTCGAGCAGCGCATAGCCGGTAGGATCGTCGTTCTGCCAGTCGCTCGGGCGCACGGCGAGAAAGGCCTCGGCCTTGTCTTCCACGGCCGCCAGGGCCTTGGAATTCTTCTCGTAGAAGTGGTACCAGCCACCGACTAGGGCAGCGCCGACGAACAGACAGCCCAGTGCACTGGCACGACGGATACGACGTCGACGCCGTGCCGCCCGGGCATTGTCGCCGGCCAGCCCCGACTCAGGATAGATGATGCGCTCGAACAGCTCTTCGGTGAAGTACAGTGCCGAGCGTGTCGCCCGATGGGCCGCCTGCACACCGTCGGTCATCCCGTAGCGCCGTGCCGCGGCATCGACGAAGGGATCTTCCGGCACGCCTTGCTGATAGACCGAGGTGAAGTAGGCCCCGCGTACCAGCGCCGCCGTGGAGAAACGGTCACTGGACAACGCTTCACCGAGGAAGCCAAGCAGTACGTCGCGCAAGCCGGCGAGCTGTCGCACGAAGCGGAATACCGCCTCGCGCTCATCACGATCACGGCACTCGACGAGCAGGGTCGGCAGCGTCTGGTTGAGACGCTCGAGCATGTCGTCGTAACCCTCGGCGAACTCCTCCTCCCAACGGCCGGGACGCTCGAGGGAAGCAGCGGAGAACGTGAAGCCGAGCGGTGCCCGTCGGGCGGCCCGGGAGTAGTGACGGAAGAAGTCGTCGAACCCGTGCAGCAGGTCCATCTTGCTAAAGGTGACATAGACCGGCAGTCGGCTGCCGTGGCGCTCCATCAACTCGCGCAGCCGGGCGCGCAGCAGCGAGGCGTAGGCCTTGCGTACCGCCACTTCGGCGTCGCTGAGCCGCGCCAGGTCGAGCACCAGCACCACGCCGTCCAGCGGACGACGCGAACGATGGCGCTCGAGCCAGTCGACGAAGTGGTCCCATAGCCGACTCTCGAGTTCCGCCGGCTGACCGCCCTGCAGGGCCCCCTGGGTCAGCAGCTCGCCGTCGGGATCGATCAGCACTGCCTTGTCGCCGATCCACCAGTCGAAGCCCAGTCGCCCGCGCTTGCCCTGTCCGGAGGCCTTCATCACGTGGGTCAGGGAGAAGTTCTGCCCCGAGCGGTTGATCAGGCTGGTCTTGCCGGCGTTCTCGACGCCCATCACCAGATACCAGGGCAGCTTGTATCGAGCGTTGGCGCCACCGCCCAGGCTGTCGGTCAGTTCGAGGAGCGTGGCATTGAGGCTTTCCTCCTGGCGCTCGAGCTGGCCCAGCACCGGATCGACCTGGCGCTGCTCTTCCTGGCGACGCTCGTCATCGAGGGTGCGCAGGCGTCGCGCCAGGCGGATGCCCCACACCACCGCCACCACCCCGGCCAACGCCAGGCTGGCCAGCAGGCGGTTGACCCAGGGCCCCAACGGCCGTCCCCCGAATGCCTGCCACTGCGGCCCCAGCCACCAGATCGCCACCAACAGGGCGATGACCAGCAGCCACCACAGCCAGATGCCCAGACGCTTCAGCCCCCGAGCCCTGTTCGCGTGTCCCCGCGCCTGGTTGAGCTGGCTGTCCGCCTGGGCCATGCCTGGCACCCAGCGACTCAGCCTGGCCTTCACTCGTCTCCACATGTGCCTTGCTCCCTCATCCCTTCAATTCCGTCACATCGTCGTGATTCATGTCCCGAGCGCCGCCGACAGCCGCACCGGCAGTGCCGGTTCCCAGCGTTCCAGCTCGAGGCTCGCCACGACATCATGCAATGCCTGATAGTGCTGCCGGGCCAGGGCAACGAGCCCGGCCTCGTGCAACAGGTCGGCGCTGGCCAGGCGCCAGTAGACTTCCTCGCGGGGCGACCCCGAGGCCGCCAGGCCTTCGTCGAGTACCCCCAGCGCCGGCGCCAGCCCCTCCTCGGCAAGCCGTTCGCGGGCCGTCTCGAGGCCGGCCTGCCAAGGGTCGCCGTCACCCATCGGGGCCACGGGCGAGCCGGGACCGGAGGTCTCCGCCAGCCAGGTCTGCGTTTCCGCATCGAGGAAGGCGGTGCCGTCACTGAAGGTCAGCGCCTCGATACCCGGTAGACGATCAACGAAACGGGCCGTCTCTTCGCGAATCGCCTCGGCGCAACGGGGATGCTCGAGTCGCCGGGCCACCTCGGCACTCAGCCGGTGCCCCTCCAGCCAATAGGGACTCAACGCCAGGCTGTTCTCGATGCGCTGCCAGTCCTCGAGCGTCGGTCGGCCTGTCGCGACCTCGCGATACTCCGTGACCCGATCGGCAGATACCGGCGCCAGCTCGGTACGCTGGCCATCGCGCGTCATCGGCAACCCCTGGATGGCGTGCCAGACTGCATGCCGGCGCAGTCGATAGCCGAGCGCCTCGCCCGGCGACTGCTCATTGAGGAAGTCGGCCATCTTGAGCAATGCCTGGCGGTTGCCGCGCTCATTGCCGGCCTCGAGCCGTGCCTCCGGCGCGCGGGGTGCTTCGGTGTCGGCCTCCCGGGGAGGCGTTGCCGCACCGGCCGTATCGGTGCCGGACGCGCTCGTCCCCGAAGATGTCGCTGTCGTTGGCTCCGACGCCGAGGGCGTGGCCTGCTCCAGCAGACGGGTCAGATCGGCCAGCGGCTCATCCGGCAGCTCATGGTCGGCGGCCCGGTCGCGCAGTCGCGCCAGTCCCTCACGGCAGGCCGCATGTTCCTCGGCAGCCCCCAGGAAGTTCAGAGAACCGGCCAGCTTCAGTGCGCGCTGGGCGAACTGCTGAAACAGCTTCGGCCGAGCCCGCTTGCCACGCGGCCCGGCGAAGGGGTAAGCCTCGACCCACCAGCCATCCAGGGCACCGACCAGCAGTTCCAGTGACAGCGCGAAGCGCACCGGATCGGCGTCGTGCTGCAGGCAATGCAGCAGGTGGCCGAGTACCTTGAGATCCTTGCCGTGTTCGGCAAGCAGCCGCGCGGCCCGCGTCTCGGCACCGGCCCAGTCGACCTCGCCATGCTGCAGCGAGCCGACTTTCATCATCTCCTCGTCGAGCCAGTCATAGTCCTCGTGCGAGGTCACCGGCTCGCCGACTCCCTCGGCGAGAGGCGCGAGCAATGGCTCGAGCTGGTTGGATTGGGTGATGCGCATGATCCTCCTCGCTACCAGCGGCACTGGGTGCGCAGCGGCTCGATCGCCGTGCGCCAGCCTTCGAGATCGAAACGTAGCCCGTCGAGGGCGGCCTGTTCGCTGCCCAGTTGCAGCCGCTCGCTGCCGAGCAAACGCTTCAGGGTGCCGATGGCCGGCAGCCCTCGCCCGCCGCTGACCACATGGCCCTCGTCCAGCACCCGCCAGGTCTGTTCGAGGTCAACGCCATCGCCGTGCAGCGTAAGCGACACTCGCGAGGCCTCGAGGGGCTCGTTCAGGTGCAGCTGGAAGCGGGTGATGGCGTCGTCACAGCTGATCACCAGCAGCGGGCGAGGCGGTACCGTGCCCAGCGCCGGCGCACTCATCAGCACCGTGTCGGGGGTCTCGCGTACCAGCACGCCGACATCCCCGTCGCCCCGCTCAGCCTCCTGGTCGGCAACGGCTTGCCACAGCGGCGAGCGCGCTCCTTCCGATGCCTCCGCCGCGGGACGCTCACGGAACAGCGCGTCGTAGCATTCGAGCCGCCCCAGCCGGGAAGGCTGCTCGGCGCAGGCTTCGGCCGCCGACAACCGGGGATCCTGGTCCTCGGCCAGAGCCGGAGACAGTCCGGCGACCAACACCAGGGCCAAGCCGGCCAGCGGGCGCAAGCCGGGAAGAAGATCGATCGCGTTCATGGGCTATCCAATTGGAGCTGTCGACACTTGTGGGCCAGAGTGCGCTTGGGCAGGCCCAGACTCTCGGCAGCCAGGGTGCGGTTACCGTCGAAACGGGCCAGCCGCTGGCGGATCAACGTCGCCTCGTAGTCGCGCAGCGCTCGGCGCAGATCGAAGACCTCTCCACCACCAGGCTCGCCTCCAGTACCGGGATCGAGGCTGGCCTCTCCGCCCTGGGGCGACTCGCCCGCCGCGTCCTCGGCACCCGGCAAGGCACTGGCAACGGGCAGTGCCTCGGGGGCGAGGCTTTCGCCATCACGGGTCATGGCGCAGGCATAGTCGATGAGGTTTCTGAGCTCACGCACATTGCCGGGGAAGTCGCGGTCGTCGAGCGCACGCAGCACGGCACGACCGAGGCCGATGTCCTCGCGACCCTCGCGCCGACAGAAATCGTCGATGAAGGCCTGGGCCAGCACGGGGATATCCTCGCGTCGCTCACGCAGCGCGGGCAGCGTGAGCGGGAACTGGCCGAGCCGGTAGTAGAGGTCGGCACGGAAGCTGCCTTCGCGAATGCGACGATGCAGCGGTTGATGGGTCGCTGCCACCAGGCGCAGGTCGACCCGTCGCTCGCGGTCACCGCCCAGCGGTCGATAACGTCCCGTCTCCAGCACACGCAACAGCTTGGCCTGTAGTGCCAGCGGCATGTCGCCGATCTCGTCGAGGAACAGGGTGCCGCCATCGGCCTCGCCGAACAGCCCCTCGCGGTCACGCTCGGCGCCGGAGAAAGCTCCCCGTACATGGCCGAACAGCTCGGCCTCGAGCAGACTCTCGGGGATCGCCGCGCAGTTGACCGCCAGGAAAGGGCCTTCGTGGCGCGCCGAGACCTCGTGGATACCACGCGCCACCAGTTCCTTGCCGGTACCGGTTTCGCCTTGCAGCAACACCGCCAGGTTGGTCTCGGCGGCACGCACCAACTGATCGCGCAACGTGCGGATGGCCGGCGACTCACCGAGAATGCGTCGCCCGAGACGTTCGCTGAGGGTGCGCCGGCGTGCGCCGTCATTGAGTTCGGCCAGCGAGTCACGCAGCCTGGCCTGGTCACGGCGTTCGTCATGCTGGCGGACCAGCCAGGCCCAGAGACGACACAGCAGCGCTTCGAAGGCCAGATAGTCGTCGCACTCGATCAGCGCCTCGACGCGCTCGGCGGGCCCTGCGACGGCCAGCACGCCGAGCCATTCGCGCTTGCCGTCGCAGGCGCGCAGTGGGCGAACCACCAGCCGCCAGGCCGCGGGCAGCCCGGCCGTCGCTGCCTGAAAGGCCTCGTGGTCCAGCCGCGTACGGGCCTCGCCGAGCCCCAGGGCAAGCGGCCGGCCATTGCGGATGGCATGAGCATAGGGATGGCGGAAGTCGTCGCAGGCCAGGCTCGGCGCCTCGCCCTCCTCTTCCAGCCAACGACCGCTAGCGTCCAGGGCGAGACAACGTACCCAGGGCAGCGCCAGGCGCTCGCGCAACAGCGAAACGCTGCGCCGCCGCAGCTCGGCAGGCGAGCCGCCCTCGACCAGCCGCAGCGCCTCGGCCATGCCAGCCAGCGCCGGGACCGGTGCGAGCGTCTTCGTCTCGTCGCGCACGCCGTCGCCTCTCACGTCACCCGACCTCCGCGGTGAAGCCGTGCTCATCCACGCCGAGCGCAACCCGGGCCACCGGCTCCTGGCGTGCCATGCACTCGAGCAGCGCCCGCGACACCGGCGGCAACAGCTCACCGTCGATTATCGATTCGAGCATCCGGGCCCCATTCTCGCTGCGCGTGGCCCGGGCACAGATGGCCTCGGCCAGCGTCGGCTCCAGCACCACCTCGGCCTGGCGATGGCGGTCGCGAATGCGCCCGGCCAGGGTCTCGAGCTTGGCGGAGACGATATCGTGGAGAATGTCCCGCGACAGCGGCAGGTAGGGCACTACCTCCATGCGCGCCAGCAGCGCCGGCTTGAAGAAGTCGGCCAGCACTGGATAGAGCGCCGCATCCATGGCCTCGTGGTCGTCGGCATGGCGCACCACGGCCTCGTAACCGAGATTCGAGGTCATGAAGAACAACACGTTGCGGCAATCGATGACGCGCCCTTCCCCATCGGCCAGTTCGCCCTTGTCGAAGGCCTGGTAGAAGAGGTTGAGCACGTCCGGATGGGCCTTCTCGACTTCATCGAGCAGCACCACCGAATAGGGCCGCTGGCGAATCGCCTCGGTCAGCAAACCACCCTCGCCGAAGCCCACGTAACCGGGCGGTGAGCCGATCAACCGCGAGACGGTGTGCTTCTCCTGATACTCCGACATGTTGATGGTGGTCAGGAACTGGCGGCCACCGTAGAGACTCTCGGCGATCTGCACCACGGTCTCGGTCTTGCCTACCCCACTGGGTCCGACCAGCAGGAAGGCCCCCAGCGGACGGCCGGGGCGACGCAGGTCGGCGCGGGCGGTGAGCAGATGGCGGTGCAGGCGCTCGATGGCCGTGTCCTGGCCCTTGATCAGCCGTCCCAGTTCATCCGGCAGCTCGGTGAGTCGCGCCAGCTCATCGCGAGTCATGCGCTCCACCGGCACGCCGGTCCAGTCGCCGATCACCTGGGCGACCTGGGCCTCCTCGACACTGGCATTGACCAGGGAAAACTCGCGTTGCAGCTCGGCAAGGCGCGCTTCGTGCCCGGCCAGCTCCGCTGTCCGCCGTTCGCGTGTCTCGGCGGCGTCGCTCTCATCGTCGTCGCCTTCGTCATCGAGCAGTTCGCGATGCAGCGTCAGGATGGCATCGACGCAATCGCGCTGCTCGCGCCAGGCAGCCTCCAGGGTCTCGCGTTCCTCGTCCAGCCGGGCCAGACGTTCGGCCAGGGCATCGCGCCGGGTGGCATCGGGGGTGCGGCCCAGCAGCGCCTCGCGTTCGAGCTGGTCGTGCTCGCGCTGGGCGGCCAACTGCTCGCTCATCAGATGGCTGAGTCGGCGTGGCGGCGTATCCAGCGCCTGGGCCAGCCGGGTACCGGCGGTGTCGAGAACGTCGATGGCCTTGTCCGGCAACTGGCGTCCAGCCAGGTAGCGCGCCGAGAGTTCGGCGGCGGCACGCAGACCGCTGTCGCCGATCAACACACCATGGGTCGACTCGTAGACGTCCCGCAGGCCACGCAGGATCACCAGCGCCTGTTCGACGTCCGGCTCACCCAGGGCAACCGGCTGGAAACGCCGCGACAGCGCCGGATCCTTCTCGATGTGCTTCTTGTATTCGCGCCAGGTCGT contains these protein-coding regions:
- a CDS encoding GNAT family N-acetyltransferase, producing the protein MLTTLKRWLGASSTEPAEAPAVEPVKRDPAPELVEACTDDIGLLLGAARRAEGEGLSPWVLRDETRLETLRRSLEFVVHRGLWLQREADRVAHWQGRLLALRHGDGPVLGMLLVCRRDDEAAWQLRFFFIAPEWQGRGHGARLLMAARREFRGTPLQTRLPLKGAAPASLEAAGFKRMHVDAGGVASFEAPAQWNDQRERTSGA
- a CDS encoding type VI secretion system PAAR protein, with translation MGRKFVLLGDLGTDHEGFPPTPVTAGSPTVMIDGKPVARQGDPLAPHDKPDHGPHPRAIAGGSGSILVDGKPVALTGDAVDCGGVVIGSSSGEGS
- a CDS encoding type VI secretion system Vgr family protein; amino-acid sequence: MADRSGLQFTLSLTGAGEADLAVVDFTHEEALSSPFHLHVRFASRAVDLSPEALLDRPASLTVWQDGVAQRRVHGIVAEFGRGDRGHRRSHYEVVIRPSLWRLSLRQNSRIFQRVSPLTILNTLCEERGLTDVAFAVTREPAEREYCVQYRETDLAFVERLAAEEGLFYFHEFEDGDLGAHRLVFADDPQVLTGLGERPYHHRAGGTAPQRHLRRLTQTARVRPARAQLKDYSFKRPAYAQLHERQGDGLEQHSQRGDYEHYDYPGRYKADASGQAFTRHRLEHLRHDALTLAGESDLPELAPGTRFTLADHDVSELNRGWQVVKVVHAGEQPQALGEDAAQADGMTRYHNTLTLTPDDTAWRPAPEPKPRVDGPQVAFVVGPEGEEIHCDAHGRVRCQFPWDRYAEPNETASAWLRVSQGWAGGGYGMMAIPRIGHEVIVSFLEGDPDQPIITGRTYHAVNTPPYELPAHKTRTVLRTQTHQGEGFNELRFEDQHDQEQIWVHAQKDLELLTENDRTEEIRRDSHLAVKRDRVSELDRDDHLTVHGERRTQIDGDDHLNVGQTRHEKIGRAQLVEAGSEVHHKAGMKVVVEAGAEITLKAGGSFLKLDPSGVTINGPSVKINSGGSPGSGTGQSAQAPILPGEAGEETHEAIQPITHEALLSASAEEASVVQLCQKQTDGSCPLADCPCRS
- the tssM gene encoding type VI secretion system membrane subunit TssM; the encoded protein is MWRRVKARLSRWVPGMAQADSQLNQARGHANRARGLKRLGIWLWWLLVIALLVAIWWLGPQWQAFGGRPLGPWVNRLLASLALAGVVAVVWGIRLARRLRTLDDERRQEEQRQVDPVLGQLERQEESLNATLLELTDSLGGGANARYKLPWYLVMGVENAGKTSLINRSGQNFSLTHVMKASGQGKRGRLGFDWWIGDKAVLIDPDGELLTQGALQGGQPAELESRLWDHFVDWLERHRSRRPLDGVVLVLDLARLSDAEVAVRKAYASLLRARLRELMERHGSRLPVYVTFSKMDLLHGFDDFFRHYSRAARRAPLGFTFSAASLERPGRWEEEFAEGYDDMLERLNQTLPTLLVECRDRDEREAVFRFVRQLAGLRDVLLGFLGEALSSDRFSTAALVRGAYFTSVYQQGVPEDPFVDAAARRYGMTDGVQAAHRATRSALYFTEELFERIIYPESGLAGDNARAARRRRRIRRASALGCLFVGAALVGGWYHFYEKNSKALAAVEDKAEAFLAVRPSDWQNDDPTGYALLEPLDRLLSATQEFGDYRSRPWLLADMGLYQGHELGVEIDNGYLRLLEEQFLPALMIGIMDDMNRAPEGSNEKLALLRILRMMSDASGRQPQRVHDFMEDRWQEAFPGRGEVQRRLLAHLDYALAYTDLAGHAEAGQSGARQAMAPLDGSIEAAQQELARQPMAERVYASLKSGIDEHRAAPLDLRSSVGSSFSLVFMARDDNPELVRIPGLLTRNGFEDYFLDQLDQATELALVDTWVLGQRDDIDFSEADHRQLQEALRERYISDYHVTWREALADIRMVPLPDIHQAVVVADGLLSASRPLDRLLGEVADQTRLYPELPADDEAARAALKKSPRYQLASEIERHFAALNELSEERGDNPSKLDEIKSAIGDLRDYLRQVDEADERGQRAFLLARDRISLKGEDPIARLKRIAEDVPAPVSGMLESLADQSWQLLMASAVRHLEHQWVDEVVRPFQQDLAGRYPLAPQASREVALADFEDFFAPDGILDAFYQRNLKPFIEGAPEALRTDGGDSLLRQGVLDAVQRAERIREAYLNRDGVLDVAFSLEPLSLSADKRRGVISVDGQLIDYAHGPSRRVPMIWPNGLRESNESRVTLVPSEVNHSPRTLRRDGPWAWFRLLDEAQLTGTGERELELSFEVDGGSMRYRLTADGSRNPFTRSLVAGFNLPTTLYAAGGPDDADDA
- a CDS encoding DUF4123 domain-containing protein; the encoded protein is MRYSLGIPESAGRRYWLVETASLPEYEVLRRFYEAVESPEFRWLYEGTTYDALKNAGPVLLDVTEVPDFLAERLDAWRELAAVIIDTPLPIDELRAHLAGFVTARLEPEGQGLLRFHEPMALHLLLGEGGLGQASRAAMLGGEARWHWPVCRCRSGWLFESVAMNQTEVGNIRLPLQVEAEMVERLSGIQRLTRLMPVLADALDRHGLHEDDDGISALWRDMEKYWHGVAERRQSARAGVAALVNAQREASSLSEFRDRMYRLASSA